The Anomalospiza imberbis isolate Cuckoo-Finch-1a 21T00152 chromosome 12, ASM3175350v1, whole genome shotgun sequence genome contains the following window.
CCGCCCAGTTCCTCACCATGCCGGAGTGCTGGGATGGGGTAGGTACCGCCGTTCCCGTGCTCgctgccctccctcccctggtgttttgCCCCACCGTCTCTCCTgcttgcccaggctgggcctTTGCAGCCAGCAGGGCTCGGCGTGGGTCAGGCAGGCATTGGGGCAGGGAGGACTCACTGCTGGGGAGCCCttccttcccccagccctgctgccgcATCCCTGATGTGCTGCAGGTTTTGGGGACGCATTGTCCTTGAGCGTGTCCTCCCCGAGGCCGGCAGAGGTGCTGTGCCGAGGCTGAGGGTGAGCAGCTGTGgcccgggctggggctgtgtgctGACGGGGGCACACTGCCCCTTGCCCACCccctgagctgcagagggagaggGTCTCTGGCTGTTTTGAAGCAAGCCCTCAGTTGTTTTCTGGCCTCTGCGGTGATGGCAACAGGCTGGTGCAGAGGGGGTGAGTGAGGTGGGAGCACTGCAGCGGTGAGCAGGTAGCCTGGGCAAGGATGGGCTGTCAGACGCCTATGGGTGCTGAGACCCCCATGTCCTTCCTCGCTGGGACTGTGGGTTGTCTGTGACCCTCTCTCCTTTCTGTGGGTTGTCTGTGACCCTCTCTCCTTTCTGTGGGTTGTCTGTGCCCCTCTCTCCTTGCTGCATGCATCCCCTGCATCCCAAGCCTCTTCCCCCAGTGAGCATCCCTGCGGCaaagagcagggctgtggtaGCCAGCGGTGCTGCAGAGGCTGCACCACGGGCAGGATGTGTCTGGCTTGGTGGAGGGTGGTGGGCAGGAAGGAGCAGTGCTGAGGCTGGATCTGCTACCTTGGGCAGGCGATTTTGGGGTAGGATTGAAAGCTGAGCTGTTGGGGATGTGATGGGACCACAGGGATGGTGATGGCAAGGAGGCAGCCCTGTGCCCAGGACCAGACCACATGGAAGCCTCCTGCTCTATGACCTTGGGCCAGGCCCTTCCTCTGCCTCAGTGTCCCAATCTGTTGTTGCAGAGGCATGTCACTGCTCATGCACTTCTGCCTGATGCAGCTgcaggggatggagggacagctGTGGATGAGGGATGGGGTCAGGGTGCCCTTGGGTGTGAAGAGATGTCTCCACAGAGCCCTGGATCTGCTTTTGGTCACTGTGTTCCCCCAGGAACAGCAGGTCTCAGTGAGGAGAAGCACTGCAGTGAGGagaccctgtccccaggtggtTCCTCCCACCCAGGCCCATGTCCTTCAGAGTCCTTGGTGGTGTGTAACCCGCGTGAGCCTCCACGTACCTGCTCCCCTCCCAccagcccagccatggggctgccagtgccagcagcgAGGACCGTGATGCTTGGGCACCCTGCCACcatgccctgccctgccctgctcagcacaTGCTGCCCCTGTATCCAGCAGATCCCAGCCTCGGGACCACTGCTGCTGGACTGGCTAGTGGGCACAGGCATCTGGAGGGAACCTCTGGTCCCTTGTTCTTGGGGAGCACCTGGGCTCAGTTTCCTGTGCTGGCTGGGAGCAAGGGCCAGGATGTGGAAGGAAAGGAGCTCTCCTagacagggaaactgaggcacagggtaGTTTTTGTAGGGGCACTATCATACTATCATTTCAGACCAGGGGTTTTAAAGTTACTTGACTTGTAATTTTGGGATCAGGTTGCAGTATTTCCTGGAGTGCTGTCCAGGGTCTGACCTCTGTCTGTTTGTCCCAGATACATGGAATTTGTGCCCAACTGGGCCATGCTGTGAAACCCTACCCTGTTGCCAAAATTTTCTCAGTCTCAAGCCCTTGAAGATCTCCTTTTCTGTGTTGTGGTCCACCTGTCCCATCCTATTATCCTTCTCTGTCAAGCCCTCTTGGATCCATCCCTTGATACCATCCTGTGATCCCATGCCATGATACACATGTCCAATCCTACATCCTATGATCCTATCCAGagtttccccttccccttccccttccccttccccttccccttccccttccccttccctcatGATTTGTCCTGTTTTCTACCCCCTCTGGAATGCCCagagctgtttttttcctgggacaGCTGCTCCTCTTTCCCGTTTCTTCCCATGGGACCCAGCCTTttggggaagcagcagggaaaggtgtgatggcagggcaggagaggatgAAAGAATGCGTTAGGGCAGGTGGGCATCACCCCATCTCTGCTCTTCCCCAGGAACACGACATTGAGACCCCCTACGGGCTGCTGCACGTGGTCATCCGGGGCTCTCCCAAGGGGAACCGCCCAGCCATCCTGACCTACCATGATGTGGGCCTCAACCGTGagtgctgctcctgggctgggcatgcagggcaggcagggttGAGCCCCAGGCTCCTCGGGGTGCCAGGACATCACCCCTGGCTCAGCTCCTTTGCCTCCACCCATGGCTGCATTGGGTCCCCCCAGGCATCTGAAAGCACTAGGGGAGTTTGGATGCTCAGCTGGACACAAAGTCCaggccaggcacagccaggagcGCTTGGCCACCCTGGTGCTGGCTGCctgcctgcccacagcaggcagggatgggacatgGGGGATGCTGGGCTGGTCCTCACTGCCACTGCCAGCCCGTTGGTATTCGGAGCATGaacccagctggcagcagggcagagtGGGGGACAAAAGAGACAGAGAAtagcagggaaggagggaccCTGAGCAGGGGCTCTGATGTGGAGATGCTGCACTTTCTGTCAGCCTGCAGCCCTAAACctgcagcccagagccctgtcccGGGCTGTGCCCTCAGCTGAGCCAGGATGCCCAATTCCCTGAGTGGGGAGAAGCATCTCCCGCTCCGCTGGCGGCTGAGGCTGAGTCACTGACATGCCACATGAGCTGTGTCACcattgcagcagctctggctgttcAGGTACACGTCATGCTGGCTGCAATGGGCCTTACAACCTGCCTCACCCCATGTTGTGGGAGGGATGTCCCAACACTGATGCCATGCGACAGGACCCCCTCCAAGCCCTGGCAGTGTCTGTATCCCACTGCAATGGTGGGGTCTTGTCCACAGCTGGGGATGTTTCTTTGACTCTTTCCAAGCAGGGAGATTTGCAGCTGttcctcaaatcctgtgtttgCTTGAGCCCTTTCTGGGGATTTTGGACAGGGCTAATACCCCAGGCTGCTAATCCTGCTGCCCACTGGGTGGTCTTGCAGTCCTGAGCTCTGCATCCCTCAGTCCCATCCTTCTGAGGCTCCCCAATGAGGTCATCCTGGACTCCTCATtctcctggctgtgtctgtcCGTCCCCATGCCTCCTGATACCTGTAGGGATGCAGCCCTTGCTAACAGTAGTTGTGGTCTCTGCTGGGAGGACAAGGAGCCTGGAGGGAAGGGGATGGGATGGTTTTGGTGGCATGTCACCTCCTGGATGAAGGGCAGTGTGAGAGTGGGCACCTGCTGTCCATGCTCCCCTGGCCCACCAGGCCCCAGTGTCAGGGTGTTTGGTCTCTGATACCTGCCCTTTGACAGACAAGCTTTGTTTCAACACCTTCTTCAACTACGAGGACATGCAGGAGATCACGAAGCACTTTGTGGTGTGCCACGTGGACGCACCGggacagcaggcaggagcctcACAGTTCCCTCAGGGGTAGGTGTCATCTGCAGGGGCTCACTGTACCTGCTGGGGTGTCACTTCCCTGCCCCTTGTTTGGTTGCTGCCTGGCACTtgtgccctgcctgtgggtTTTTCCAAACTGTGCCAAAGCCTGTGGCAGACGACTGGCCCACAGTAGGTGGTTTGAGGGTGGGTGGCATTTCCCTGCCCATTTCAGGCAGCCCAGCTGCCCTGTCCCAGACACTCTGCTCTGAACAGGTTCCATAACCACCATCCTGTGCCTCCCTGTGCCACAGGTACCAGTATCCATCCATGGACCAGCTGGCTGCTATGTTACCCAGCGTGGTGCAGCATTTCGGGTGAGTCAGCCTctctcccacagctgctggctgAGGGTCCTGGGCAGGGAGATGGACAGAAGACaaggatttggggctgggggagtTGTCCCTGTTAGCTGGCATCCTGCAAGTCTTCTTGCTGTAGGTGGAGGGGTGTCCCAGGGAACGTGTTGGAGCCCGCTGTCCCTCATATGGACCTCTCCATATTTCCAGGTTCAAGTATGTGATCGGGATCGGTGTTGGGGCAGGAGCCTACGTGCTGGCCAAGTTTGCGGTGagcctggggctgggatgggctggccTTGAGTTGCTTGTACCTTCTGTCAGTCCAGGGCTAGACATGGGGAAGAGCAGGAGCCGATACCTCCAGGCAGTCTCTGTTGCTGCAAAGGCTCTTGGGGGGTTGGGGGacccagcacagcagtgccaaggCTGGGCACAGGTCTCCTGTTGCTCCCAGGACAGGGTCACATCAGCTCTGTGTGATGCCTGTGCAGTGGCTCTCATGGGGGACTGCCCAGGGCACATCTCCCCTCCCCTCTGAGCCTCTCCCCTCTTGCTCACTGCAGCTCATCTTCCCTGACCTGGTCGAAGGGTTGGTCCTTATGAACATCGACCCCAACGGCAAAGGCTGGATTGACTGGGCAGCTGCCAAGGTGGGCAGGGCCCCGACCCCTCCTCCCAGTCCTGGCGGCTTCCTGGGGCAGGAGGCAGCCACGGCAGTGCAGTAACTCCCTGTGCTCCCTCCGCAGCTCTCCGGCCTCACCAGCACGCTGCCGGACATTGTCCTGTCCCACCTGTTCAGCCAGGTAAGGGCTGTGCatcctccagcccctgccaccagcccccagcccagcatcccAGCTGGGTCACCCGGGCAGTGCCCTGCCACCTGCCACAGTGCCACTGTGTCCCATATACAGGGTTGGGGTCAGTCAAGCCCTGCCTGGTCTGAGGCTTAACCTTGATGAGTGTGTGACCTGTGTCCATGTCCTGCCTGGGTGTGCTGCGTGCAGCACCACTGTGCCCAGCTGCACTGCCCAGCATCCCCCTTCTCATCCGTGCTGGCTGGCACGGCATGGGCAGGACTTGGGGAGCAgggtgtgtccccagcacccGCCCTGACCTCCATCCCCTACTGGCACAGGAGGAGCTGATGAACAACACGGAGCTGGTGCAGAGTTACCGGCAGCAGATCGGCAGTGTGGTGAACCAGTTCAACCTCCAGCTCTTCCTCAACATGTACAATGGGTGAGTGCTCCAGGCAGTcccactgcagggctgcatccctGTCTGTGCTAGGGTGAGGGGCTGCAGTGCTGGTGGGTGGCTCTGAGGCCACTGTGAGAACACAGACCCCTGTTGGGTGCTGTCATCACTCTCCAGTGCATGCAGGCAGCAGTGCAAAGCTGTCTGCCACTGCTGGATGGGGATGTGGGAGTGATGGTACCTGAGCAAAGCCTTACCATGTCCCAGAGCCCACTGCCACGAGTACACATTCCCACGTCTCCTCCTGCACTGGGTGCTGGCACCCCCCGGAAAAGGGGGCAGAGATGCTGTCCCATGCATGCAGGGGGTTGGGAGCCCTGCCACTCTGCTGGGTGCTGCATCCTATGGCACAGGCTCTGCTTGGGCTGTGGCAGAGATGGCCATGGCATCCTCCATGCCCAAGGTGCCGGGACagtggggctgtgtgtggcttCTTGGGGCTGACAGTGGCCTGATTCTTGTGCTATGGCATCAGTGGTGGCACCTGCCCATGAGCTCACACTGgcctttctccttctcttctttctccagCCGCAGGGACCTGGACATCAACCGGCCTGGGACTGTGCCCAACGCCAAGACGCTGCGGTAAGAGTCGCGCTGGCGAGTCATAGAGGGGTCCCGGGGCAGTGGAATTCACTCTGACCAAACCCTGACCAGGCTCCTTTCTCCTCTCACTTCCAGCTGCCCTGTGATGCTGGTGGTCGGAGACAACGCGCCTGCTGAGGAGGGGGTGGTGagtgctggggcactgcctgcagggtGGCAGGTGGGCGATGCCCACGCACGGGCACGCACATGTTCACTGCCTGCTCAGACACACGGCAGCTCCTGGGGGTGGGAGCTTGCTCGTGTGCAGACCTGCCTGCTCGTGTGGGCACCTGTGCACATGCAGCTGTGCATGGTTGCCACACCTGGAAAACTTCCCCTTCTTCATATGCTGAGATGTGCTCACACTGTGCACGCTCGGATGTGTCAGCACACGGGCACATCTCTGCTTGGCCACCTGCACCCACACGACTGCTGGCACACTTGTGTGCATGTACACACGTGTGACACAGAATGCCTCACCAGTCCCCCTCGCCTCCCGTTCCAGTGCCTGCCCTTGCCCAGACTGATAGAAGCAAAGTCCCCTCtgtcccatggcagggatggtGGTTCTGTGGGGTCACGGCTCACTTAGTGCCCTgtctgctcctggctggggtGGGATTTGCCAGCTGGAATGGCAAATTCCAGTGGGCCAGTGGTGGTACATGTGGAAAACTTCTTCTTGGCTCCTGGCTTCCTAGGGTGCTAATATCATCTCTCTTGCCTGCAGGTGGAGTGTAACTCCAAGCTGGATCCTACCAACACCACATTCCTGAAGGTAGGGCTGGTGGCAAGGGGCAGTAGGGTGGTTCCTGCTGCCTATGAAGTGCCCCATTACCTTCTTCCCCAGGGTTACAGGGTGTCCCCATCTCTCCATTCCAGGTCCATCATGGCCCTTGGAACTGGGGGTGTATGGGGAGAGCAGGGTGACCCCAGCAGTGGCATCCTGCCAGCGGGTACAGGGGGATGGTGGGCAGTACAGGCACCCTCCCAAACTAAGCAGGACCTTCTCTTTGCAGATGGCTGACTCCGGTGGGCTGCCCCAGGTCACACAGGTGAGCCCTCACAATTTCCCCAGTTACCTGGGCATACTGGGCCCTGAGACATGCACTGATGCTGTCCTTGGCTAGCTGGGATGGACTGATGAGGGCATAGGGGTCTCACACTGGGGCTGCCAGAAGCTGCTCTGGTCTGAGAGGGGATCTCAGCCTCAGTGCTGCCTCAGCTCAGCTCACCCTGCTCTCTCCCTACAGCCAGGCAAACTGACCGAAGCCTTCAAGTACTTCCTGCAAGGCATGGGCTACAGTGAGTGCTGGGACTGGGTGTGGGGCTGGTGTGGGTCTGTGTGTGCGTGTGTCCTGCTGCAGGTCTGTCTGTCTGTATTTCCACAGGGGTGTGGGGTGTACAggctctgtgtgcacacagaggTGTGTACAGGGGCTCTGTGTGTACATATGTGTGTGTCAGGCTCCCTGTGTTGGTgtgcacgtgtgtgtgtgtgggcaTGCACgagcaggggctgtgtgtgtgcaacAAAGACAAGCAGAGCTCACGTGCAGAagtctgtgcatgtgtgtgtgcacagttTAAGACCAGTGTGAGTGTGTGTTTATACCTGTGTGTGCATGCTTGTAAAAGTCCACGTGCAcgtgtttgtgtgtgtttgcaaGTCTGTtgcacatgtgtgtgtgtgtgtgtgtgtgtgtgcagtctGTGTGCACAGggacagctctgtgtgcaggcacacGTAGGCTGGCaggggctcctggcccagcgGAGTGGCTGACAGGGCTGACACTCTctctctgccctccctgcccttcTCCTGCCCCTGCCAGTCACCCACCTGAAGGATCGGAGGCTGAGTGGAGGCACAGGTACCGCTCAGTGCCCGCTGCTGCATGGTGCCTGCCTGGCCTGTGCCCTCCAGCTGCCTGGGCACCtttgggagcagcctgggtGCAGGACTGGCCATTCCCAGCCAGATTCCCACTGCCTTGCTCTGCTTTGCCTGAGATGGCAACacatgccagggctgggggctgatAAATGGCATTCAGAGAATTCCCCCTCCATGCAGGCACAGTCTCGGCAGTGCCCACTATACCCTCTTCCAGGTGAGCCAGGAGCTGTGCCCACTGGCCATCCTGGCTGGGGGAGGGTGCCACCTTCCCTGCACACCctggccagccagggcagctctgaCCCAGCTCACTCCTTTCCTGGAGCATTGGTCATCAGGGGTTCCCACTGCCTGATGCCCAGAGGTTGCATGCCCAGGAGTGAGCCTGGTGTtcagcctgcccagagcagccctgccctgctgtcccTTACCTGGAGCTGCTCATGTTGTCACAGCACCGCTGCTGCAAGCTTGTGCCCAGGCTCAGTCGCATCAGGGAGCGGGGCTGGTGGCAATGTTGGCTCAGTCCCTCAGGTTTTCAGAGGGATCTGAGCACCCCGGCCATCTCTCTGTGCCCGTGCAGTGCCATCTGCCAGCATGACCCGCCTGGCACGCTCCCGCACGGCCTCCCTCACCAGTGCCAGCTCCGTGGATGGCACCCGCCCACGTGCCTGCACCCACTCGGAGAGCACCGAGGCCATGGGGCAGATCAACCACACCATGGAGGTATCGTGCTGAGGTCCACGCCCGCTGCCGACGTCTCCTTCAGAGCCATCTCCCATCCGTCAGCATCCCGCCAGCACCCACCCGCCCCGTGGACATCCTCCACCAGGGCCCTCGCTTCTTCGGGGTCAATTTGTCTTCTTTGCCGTTGGCCTCATCCCCTTGTCTGGtacaggagaaggagaggggcTTCATCCAGCAGTCACACATGGTTCTGCACTGGTCCTCACCCTCCCTAGCACTGGCTTGGCCCCGGCTTGGGAGGGTGGGTGGCAGGGGGACAGGGCCAGGATGGGGTAGCAGGGTCAGGGTGGTGAGATGGGGACAGGATGTTGGGatgggatgatgggatgggaCAGCACATGGAGAGGACACAGGAGGTAGGTTGGTCTCTCAAGTTCAACTGATGGCTGACCAAAAGGAAGACGGGAACAGGGAGCAGCACTTACTGGGAGGTCACTGGTTTGTTCCTAGGGATGCAGTTTTCATTTCTCCCCAATGGCCCTATCTAGGGAGAGCTAGCACGGGATCCCCCAGCACACCCAGGACTTGCTACCCCAGAGCTGGCTGAGCCTTGTGAGAAATCACATCCCAAACTGTCCCTATGCCCTGGTCATGTACCCTGAGGGCTGCCCTGGGGCAAGTGAAGAGAGGTCAGCCCTACTCCAGAAGCTGTAAGGGCAGGAGGGTGGCATGAGTGTCCCCCTGCCTCTGTCCATGCCCTCACTGGTGGTGGCACTTCCTTCGTCCCTTGTTGCAAGAAGGACAATTACCATCTGCCACCAGAAATGCACTGGGGATGGGGGAATTGGCTGGCTTGGCCCCTGCCACGCTGTCAGTTCCACTCCCAGCTCTTGGGCTGAGCCTGCCAGGGTCCAGAGGCCACTGTTTTaggggatgtcacacagcaaaTCCCACCTCAAGTTTTGCCACAACCTGTGGGTGTCATCACCGAGGAGCCATTAGCAATAAGATGAGACACTTCCCCCGCTGTGCTGGGGAGCCCTCAGCACCCTCTGCCCCACAGGGTGCCTCACCACAAGGTGCTGACGCTGTGGGGTGACCTATGGGGTGTGGGGAACACTCCATGCTCTGGCTTTGCCCACACAGTTGGCCAGACCCACCGTGGCTCCCCAGATCCACACCCCACCTCCAGCATTTTGCCTGCGCGCTGAGCGGGGCGTCTCTCAAGGGCTTGGCTCCCCCCGGGCCGTGGGGCCCCCTCTGACCACCAACTCCAGGTGGCTCTTGCCTCTCGCACTCAGCACGGAGACCCCTGTCATTGCATAGCCCCAATGATGGCCACCCAGCCTCTGTTGCCGGAGCAGCCGtgcccagcctctcctgggcGTGCTGTGAGGCACAGGTAAGGATGGCCCTGCCTCTGGTGATGGGTGCTCAGGTCTCTGTAGGTGGTGCATGGGGGACCTGAGCAGGGAATCCACCAGGTGCCACCGCCTGGGCGAGCAGAACCAGCCCGCTGGGTGGAAGCAGGTCCCACCCAGCCCCACAAGAGCATTCTACCCTCAgaccccatccctgctccccagtgaagggcacagagctcctggggctcccagcGGGTGTATgagggcctttggccctgagaCCCGTGCCCCACCCAAACCCTCCCATAGTAAAAGGCCACCCCAAAACACCAGTGTGCCCCTTTGTCCCCCACTTTGTTCTGCTGTGTGCTTCCTTCTTGGTGTGACTCTGAAAGCTACGTAGCTCCTTTTTACGGTAGATACCGCTGCGATCTCTTGTTTTCTCAGCGTGTCCTTCCagatgatatatatatatataaatacctatacataatatatatataaggGTTTGCCCAATCCCTGACCTTTTTGGGTTCACTCCTCCTTGCATTCTTGTCCAAGCAGTGCCGTGTGGTTTCCCTGGAGGTGGTGTGGTCGTGCTCGCCTTCAGTTCCTCACcttggtttggttggttggtttggttttccctgGTGGTTTgttcttttgatttttgttggttttcctttttttcccagtcacAGCGGAATTTAACATGTTTTCCTGTCTGAGTGCAGCCTGGTTTTGTCACAGCGGCATCGAGGCCGCAGCACTCATGAGACAGCAATATGTAAACCGGATTTAACTAACCTGTTGCTGTAGAGAGGAGTTACTGTGTTGGAAATAAACCAACTAACTAATAAAGATGTTAAGAACCTGCTGTGCTCTTTACAACATGCTGCAGAGAAATGGGTCTGAGCCCACCTGGGACCTGCCTGCAGAGACCTGGCAGGCACGGAGGACAAGGGGGACACACCTTGGCCACCAGCCCCACTAGTGATGCCCACAGGACCCCAGGGTGCACATGGGGGAAAGCTGTGGGCTGCTTTGGCTTCGGGGTAGCCATAGGCAGGCTGCCCTGTATGTAAGGAGTGGATGGAAGCTGGAAAGCTGCTAGTTGTAGCCCAATGAGGTTGGATCCAAGGAGTGTCCACTGGGGAAGAAAAGATCTGTGACTGCACAACTCGGGATGAGCAGGGTCCTTGGGAAAACTCAGCTTCCCTGTCCACTGCCAGGGCCCCTGTTTGTCTCCCCATCAAGGTCTGAGTGTCCCAGGCCATAGCCCTTTCCCAGTGCATGAAGTCCTGCCTGGGAAGGATCCTCTCCCTACATCCTAGTCCTTGTCCCTGCTTGAGTTTGTCAGTGTCTGCCTTGTGCTGGGTCACTCCAGACTGGTCCCAGTCCCTGCAGAGGGGCCCAGAGCCAAAGCATGGAGACACTGTGGCTGTATAGTAAGCACTCATGGTTGGCCAGGGTAGGCACAGAAAGCCTGGACATGTGGGGGGAATGCAAAGGGCCGAGGCTGAGCTGAGGTGTGGGCAGGCAGCCCAGGAGCCTTTCTTGGCTGCTTTGGTCCCAGGGTGAGCTTCACGTGGGGGGGATGGGGTACACTGCACACACCATTATcactgaaatgcagaaatgctgctgtaTTCATCCAGGGCATAATGCAGACTTTCTGCTGTACACATGGCTGGGATAGGATGTCAGACAAATGATTTCCACATTCCCACTGAATGCAATTCATGGAGTGCTAGATGCTGAACACTGACAGACTGCAACAGGAAGAAAACTAACGACTCCATATCCCTACAATACTACTGCTA
Protein-coding sequences here:
- the NDRG4 gene encoding protein NDRG4 isoform X1; its protein translation is MKVLRHKIELLTGLLLQEMTMAGLHELRFTEEKPLLRGQDAELENSDVFLSTVDTDWKEHDIETPYGLLHVVIRGSPKGNRPAILTYHDVGLNHKLCFNTFFNYEDMQEITKHFVVCHVDAPGQQAGASQFPQGYQYPSMDQLAAMLPSVVQHFGFKYVIGIGVGAGAYVLAKFALIFPDLVEGLVLMNIDPNGKGWIDWAAAKLSGLTSTLPDIVLSHLFSQEELMNNTELVQSYRQQIGSVVNQFNLQLFLNMYNGRRDLDINRPGTVPNAKTLRCPVMLVVGDNAPAEEGVVECNSKLDPTNTTFLKMADSGGLPQVTQPGKLTEAFKYFLQGMGYITHLKDRRLSGGTVPSASMTRLARSRTASLTSASSVDGTRPRACTHSESTEAMGQINHTMEVSC
- the NDRG4 gene encoding protein NDRG4 isoform X4, which translates into the protein MPECWDGEHDIETPYGLLHVVIRGSPKGNRPAILTYHDVGLNHKLCFNTFFNYEDMQEITKHFVVCHVDAPGQQAGASQFPQGYQYPSMDQLAAMLPSVVQHFGFKYVIGIGVGAGAYVLAKFALIFPDLVEGLVLMNIDPNGKGWIDWAAAKLSGLTSTLPDIVLSHLFSQEELMNNTELVQSYRQQIGSVVNQFNLQLFLNMYNGRRDLDINRPGTVPNAKTLRCPVMLVVGDNAPAEEGVVECNSKLDPTNTTFLKMADSGGLPQVTQPGKLTEAFKYFLQGMGYMPSASMTRLARSRTASLTSASSVDGTRPRACTHSESTEAMGQINHTMEVSC
- the NDRG4 gene encoding protein NDRG4 isoform X2 — protein: MKVLRHKIELLTGLLLQEMTMAGLHELRFTEEKPLLRGQDAELENSDVFLSTVDTDWKEHDIETPYGLLHVVIRGSPKGNRPAILTYHDVGLNHKLCFNTFFNYEDMQEITKHFVVCHVDAPGQQAGASQFPQGYQYPSMDQLAAMLPSVVQHFGFKYVIGIGVGAGAYVLAKFALIFPDLVEGLVLMNIDPNGKGWIDWAAAKLSGLTSTLPDIVLSHLFSQEELMNNTELVQSYRQQIGSVVNQFNLQLFLNMYNGRRDLDINRPGTVPNAKTLRCPVMLVVGDNAPAEEGVVECNSKLDPTNTTFLKMADSGGLPQVTQPGKLTEAFKYFLQGMGYMPSASMTRLARSRTASLTSASSVDGTRPRACTHSESTEAMGQINHTMEVSC
- the NDRG4 gene encoding protein NDRG4 isoform X3, with translation MPECWDGEHDIETPYGLLHVVIRGSPKGNRPAILTYHDVGLNHKLCFNTFFNYEDMQEITKHFVVCHVDAPGQQAGASQFPQGYQYPSMDQLAAMLPSVVQHFGFKYVIGIGVGAGAYVLAKFALIFPDLVEGLVLMNIDPNGKGWIDWAAAKLSGLTSTLPDIVLSHLFSQEELMNNTELVQSYRQQIGSVVNQFNLQLFLNMYNGRRDLDINRPGTVPNAKTLRCPVMLVVGDNAPAEEGVVECNSKLDPTNTTFLKMADSGGLPQVTQPGKLTEAFKYFLQGMGYITHLKDRRLSGGTVPSASMTRLARSRTASLTSASSVDGTRPRACTHSESTEAMGQINHTMEVSC